Below is a genomic region from Gadus morhua chromosome 4, gadMor3.0, whole genome shotgun sequence.
GCCCATATTGAGGGTGGGCTTACCCTGCGGACTAGTATATAagaggacccagagggatgaACAGCTCTCAGGGCAGTTGAGGAAGTAACAACTAGTGGTAAGTCAGAATGTAGATCCAACTCTCATGCATTAAAACTTTAATGCTCTGTTTGACATTCACTTAATATTCTTGTGTAATTTAGAGATTATAGTTATGCAAAAATGATGTTATCCCCTATGACAGCACTGAGTAGCCAAGAGTCAATTTATGAGGTTCTTTGATAGattaattaattgtatttgCTTAATTAGTATGTAAGTGTAAAACTATAGGCCCATGTACAAGTAAAGGTAATTTTATATTGAATGTAATTGTTCATTACGTCTTTTTCCAcatcaaaaaaacaataacaaataatgGAGCTGAATAAACTATATTGTCTCCTTTGAGGAAAAGGGCTTTACTTGTACGAGCACCAGGATCACATTTCCATGGCTTTTTAGCCAATGAATCAGCCTAACCAATCACACTCTGGTATCTTTGTCATGGTCACCATGGACACTGCACATGTTGAAGGATATGGCAGAGGTAGCAGGTTTATACACCTTTTATTGCATCCATATTGGTAAACTGCATTCATAGACCTATAAATATAGCTATCTGTTTTATGTATTGATCATTTATCTTGATAGCAGTCGGCACTACAAGCAAATGTTTCCTTGCAATGCGGCACATGAATATGGTTGCTTTTGATGACATGATGCTTATTTTAATGGATTATACAGTATTGAAACATACTCATGAATGTTATAGTCCATTTCTGCCAAGTACGTTCCACTAGTTGCCACTTAATCCtacacactggacctttaaaCAAATATAATCTATTGACCACATGCATTGAATGACCAATGCATGTCATGCAGTGTGATTGTATTTTAAGAAATAGGAACCAGCATTTTACAATACACTGCACCTCGCCATGGTGCTTCAACTTTTTTGTGTCATGTGAAATTGTGCAATTAACATGTCTTTCTCAATTTAAGAGCTGACACTTTAAGATTTCTCATTGGGAAGAAGAAAAAGGTAAGAGTTATTTCACCCAAGCCACACTGATCTGTATAAGAACAATTTGAGCATGTGAGATACATCAAAACATATCATCATCTTTGTCTGACAGTAAGCTGCCACCATGAGATGGCCTATTATGGCAAGGCTGCAATTTACCTCCGTAAGCCAGAAAAGGAGAGGCTTGAGTCCCAGAGCGCGCCCTTTGATGCCAAGAGTGCTGCATATGTGGCTGATGCTAAGGAGCTGTACGTCAAGTGTACCATCCTTAAGAAGGATGGTGGCAAAGTCACTGTTAAAGTCTTGGCTACAGAGGAGGTAGGCTGCTATTTATTCATTGCCATGCAGAATTCTTTTTGCAATTTCCAAATGTCACTTTTTTTTGTGCCATTTTTAGGAGAGGACCGTAAAAGAGGATGATGTCACACCCATGAATCCTCCCAAGTACGACAAAATTGAGGACATGGCCATGATGACCCATCTCAATGAAGCCTCTTTGTTGTATAACCTCAAAGAGCATTATGCAGCATGGATGATCTACGTAAGATATTTTACCAACTAAATGAAGTAAGATAATACTTAACAATATCACAGATCATATTAATGATCATCTCTGAATGATCTCCTACAGACCTACTCCGGGCTGTTCTGTGCCACTGTAAACCCCTACAAGTGGCTCCCAGTGTACGATCAGGAGGTTGTCAATGCCTACAGAGGCAAGAAGAGTATGGAGGCACCACCCCacatcttctctgtctctgacaaTGCCATCCAGAACATGCTTACTGGTATGTATAAGGAAATCtggcaaaaataaatgtaatgatgTATGGTCGAAATGTCTGAGAAAATGTAATGTAActttaattgatttattttgcaGATCGACAGAATCAGTCTGTCTTGATCACGTTAGTTTAAACCTGTTGATGTTTAGTTGGATGAATTAAATTTACAAGTACAAAATTACCTCACAAAAATCTCACGAGGAATCAGACAATGTAAAAAATTCGATATTACCTCCATTTCCCACCCAGTGGAGAATCCGGTGCTGGAAAGACTGTGAACACCAAGCGTGTCATCCAGTACTTTGCTACCATCGCAGTGAGTAGTGACAAGAAGAAGGACCAAGCCCCtggaaaaaacataaaatcagtACACTATATatagaaaaaacacaaaggatGTAGGATGCCCTGAGAACTGAGTATCAATCCTGGAACTTTCCTCAGAGGGGTCACTGGAGGACCAGATTATTGCTGCCAATCCCCTGCTGGAGGCCTACGGTAATGCCAAAACTGTGAGAAATGACAATTCATCTCGTTTCGTAAGTACAAATTTAGTATGTCAAACAAATGCAATGACATACTCGATCTTTGACAATAACTGAAAAGAGGCTTTTCTAAACAGGGTAAATTCATCAGAATCCATTTCGGTGCAACTGGTAAACTGGCCAGTGCTGACATTGAGACGTGTAAGTATCTTGTACCCAAATAACACCGAATTAACTCTCATCATGGGGGGAATAGGTTTTGATCTAGTAATGTGAATCAAAACTTTATGCTATTATTTTAAAACCTTGAAGATCTGCTCGAGAAGTCCCGAGTGACATTCCAGCTTCCCGATGAGAGAGGCTATCACATCTTCTACCAGATGATGACCAACCACAAACCTGAGATTGTTGGTGAGATGGTTTAGTAGTGAGAAATAAATGTTGCAGTAAGATGTATTGTTATATAGGGTTGCCTTTAACTTATCATTCAGGATTCTGAAGTAGAAAAATAACAATTAGAATCATTAAAGTGACCATTTTCTATTTTCTGCAGAAATGGCCCTAATCACCACCAACCCCTACGACTTCCCCATGTGCAGTCAGGGTCATATCACTGTGGCCAGCATTGATGACAAAGAGGAGCTGGATGCTACTGATGTGAGTCAATGTTTACAACTACCTTAGGTAGGTATTTTAATCGGCAGGGACTAACCGGGACCAGAAAATGTCTTGGGACTTTGGGCCGATCAAAAAACTAGGAGGACTTTAACTCAGTGTTACAGCCTGCCGAATCTACTCAGAATGGTTTCAGCCCGATCTCAGTGCGCTCTGCTCTGTCCGCGTACAGCAGAATCAGGAAATCTCTGTACATTACAAACCAAGGTAGAGTTAATAGAGACTCTTTGAATACtctttgaatttaatttcatattatatactttattttcctacaGGATGCTATTGATATTTTGGGTTTCAATGGTGAGGAGAAGAATGCCATCTACAAGTTCACTGGTGCTGTGCTTCACCACGGTAACATGAAGTTCAAGCAGAAGCAGCGtgaggagcaggctgagccTGACGGCAATGAGGGTgagttaaaaatgttttaaaacaacCACTGAACATTTCCAAAGTCCAGGTTTGCTGTAATTAAATGTATTCACTATCTGTACGAATTTGTCATCATTCTTTCTTTCAtataaaaaatgcagaggccgaCAAAATCTCCTACCTGCTTGGTCTCAACTCTGCTGACATGCTCAAGGGTTTGTGCTACCCCAGAGTGAAGGTCGGAAATGAGTTTGTCACTAAGGGACAGACAGTACCTCAGGTATGGAAATACCAAGGAATACCTTTCAAAAAGTAATTGCAATAGTTGTAATTTGTATGTATATCTAATCTTCCACCACGCTCTAGGTATACAACTCAGTGAGTGCCCTGGGCAAGTCTATCTATGAGAGGATGTTCTTGTGGATGGTCATCCGTATCAACCAGATGCTGGACACCAAGCAAGCAAGATCATCCTATATTGGTGTGCTGGATATTGCTGGTTTTGAGATCTTTGATGTAAGATTCAATTTCTTATAACAACAATTTCCCTGGCTAAAAGCCGTGTCTACGTGGATGAACATTCTCTAAACTAATGTTCTCTATCAGTACAACAGTATGGAGCAGCTGTGCATCAACTTCACCAATGAGAAACTGCAACAGATCTTCAACCACCACATGTTCATTTTAGGATGCCCAACTGCATCTTGATGATGCTGTCAGAGGAGGTGAAGACCTGAAGGAGCAGGCTGCCATGGTGGACCATAGGAACGGTCTCATGGTGGCTGAAATTGAGGAGCTAAGGGCAGCTctggagcagacagagagaggccgcaAAGTGGCTGAGCAAGAGCTCATTGATGCCAGTGAGCGCGTTGGACTTCTGCACTCTCAGGTAAACAAAtaatctttatatatttatattatatatatatataatatatatttatatttatatatttttttagaacacAAGTCTTCTGAACACAAAGAAGAAGCTTGAAACTGACCTGGTCCaagtccagggtgaggtggacgACACCGTCCAGGAAGCCAGGAATGCTGAAGAGAAGGCCAAGAAGGCAATCACTGATGTAGGTTTGATATTATTTGTTAATTCATTGATTTGGAAATTGCTCTCgattaatattttatattttatattaggcTGCAATGATGGCTGAGGAGCTGAAGAAAGAGCAGGATGCTAGCTCTCACctggagaagatgaagaagaacctGGAGGTCACAGTGAAAGACCCGCAGCACCGCCTGGATGAGGCTGAGAACCTGGCCATGAAGGGTGGCAAGAAGCAGCTCCAGAAACTGGAGTCCAGAGTAAGATACTGGAACACATGGATGTATTTACATTTCCAGCATAATAAGAGTATATTTATTGAACATTTTGATTTCTTAAGGTGCGTAAGTTGGAAACAGAGGTTGAGGGTGAACAGAGACGTGGAGTAGATGCTGTTAAGGGTGTCCGGAAATATGAGAGGAGAGTGAAGGAACTCACCTACCAGGTATGCCAGCTTATAttgaa
It encodes:
- the LOC115542561 gene encoding myosin heavy chain, fast skeletal muscle-like; this translates as MAYYGKAAIYLRKPEKERLESQSAPFDAKSAAYVADAKELYVKCTILKKDGGKVTVKVLATEEERTVKEDDVTPMNPPKYDKIEDMAMMTHLNEASLLYNLKEHYAAWMIYTYSGLFCATVNPYKWLPVYDQEVVNAYRGKKSMEAPPHIFSVSDNAIQNMLTDRQNQSVLITGESGAGKTVNTKRVIQYFATIAVSSDKKKDQAPGKNIKSGSLEDQIIAANPLLEAYGNAKTVRNDNSSRFGKFIRIHFGATGKLASADIETYLLEKSRVTFQLPDERGYHIFYQMMTNHKPEIVEMALITTNPYDFPMCSQGHITVASIDDKEELDATDDAIDILGFNGEEKNAIYKFTGAVLHHGNMKFKQKQREEQAEPDGNEEADKISYLLGLNSADMLKGLCYPRVKVGNEFVTKGQTVPQVYNSVSALGKSIYERMFLWMVIRINQMLDTKQARSSYIGVLDIAGFEIFDYNSMEQLCINFTNEKLQQIFNHHMFILGCPTAS